The DNA segment CACCGTTGAGGGTGACGGAGTTGCCCACCGCCAGCGCCGAGCTGGCGTCCACGGTGGTGCCAGCTGCCGCCGTCAGAGCGCCCTGCCCCAGCGCGGAAGCATTGCCCAGCACCAGGCGACCGGCGTTGAGCATGGTATCGCCCAGGTAGCTGTTGGCGACGCTGAGCAGCAGGTCGGCGGTGCCGTTCTTGGTCAGACCACCGTTGCCGTCGATGGCGCCGGTCAGGCCCAGGTTGTTGCTGCCGCCAATGGTCAGTCCGGCATTCAGATGGATCTGGTTGCCGAGGTTGAGCGCCGCACTGCTGTCCAGCGTGGCCGCGCCGTTGACGCTCAGTGCGCCGCTGCCCAAAGCCAGCGCATTGCCCACCACCAGGGTGCCGGTGTTGAGCACGGAGCCGCCGGTGAAGTTGTTGGCGCCGTTGAGGGCCAGGGTGGCGGTACCGTTCTTGGTCAGGCTGCCCACACCGCTGACCACGCCGTTGAGACTGAGGTTGGCACTGCCGCCCACGGTGGTGCTGCCGCCAAGGATGACCAGATTGCTCAGCGCCACAGCGGTGCTGGCATCCAGGGTGGTGCCTGCAGCGGTATGGAGGGCACCCAGACCCAGCGCGGTGTTGCTGCCGACCACCAGGGTGCCGGCAGTGAGGTTGGTGTTGCCCAGGTAGGCGTTGTTGCCACTCAGGGTCAGGCTGCTGGCCCCGGCCTTGGTCAGGCCGCCGCTGCCGGTGATGTTGCCGCCCAGGGTCAGGGCATTGCTGCCGGCCAGGTTCAGGGTGCCGGTCACGCTGATGGCATTGCCTACGCTCAGACCTGCGGTGTTGGTATCCAGCGTGGTGCCATTGGCCGTACTCAGCGTCCCGGTTCCCAGCGCGGTGACGTTGCCCAGCACCAGGCGACCGGCGTTGAGCAAGGTGCCGCCCTGGTAGTTGTTGGCGCTGCTGAGTGTCAGGTCGGCGACGCCGTTCTTGGTCAGGCCACCGCTGCCACTGATGACACCAGTCAACCCCAGACTGTTGCTGCCGCCGATGGCCAGGTTGCCGCCGCTGCCCAGGCTGACGGCGTTGCCCAGACTCACCGCCGTGGTTGCGTCCAGGGTGGTGCCTGCCACGGTGGTCAGTGTGCCGCTGCCCAGGGCCAGGGCATTGCCCACCAGCAGAGTGCCAGCGCTGAGCGTGGTGCCGCCGCCGTAGGTGTTGGCGCCGCTGAGAGTCAGGGTTGCAGCCCCGCTCTTGGTCAGGCTGCCCGTGCCACTGACCACGCCATTGAGACTGAGGTTGGCGCTGCCACCCACGGTGGTGCTACCGCCGAGGGTGACCAGGTTGGCCAGTACCACGGTGGTGCTGGCGTCCAGCGCGGTGCCCGTTGCAGTACTCAGGGCACCCAGACCCAGTGCGGTGTTGCTGCCGACCACCAGGGTACCGGCATTGAGGTTGACGCCGCCCTGGAAGTTGCTACTGGCTCCGGCAAGGGTCAGGGTGGTGCTGCCGTTCTTGCTCAGTCCACCGCTGCCGGTGATGTTGCCGCCCAGGGTCAGATCATTGCTGCCAGCCAGGTTCAGGGTGCCGGACACGCTGATGGCGTTGCCGACATTAAGGCCTGCGGTGCTGGTATCCAGCGTGGTGCCGTTGGCCGTGCTCAGGGTGCCGGTCCCCAGCGCATTGGCATGGCCCAGGCTCAGGCTGCCAGCGCTCAGCACAGTGCCGCCGCTGTAGCTGTTGTTGCCGCTCAGCAGCAAGGAGCCTGCACCGGACTTGGTCAGGCCGGCGGCGCCGTCGATCACGCCACTGAGGGTGAGGTGGGCGCTGCCAGGCAGGATCAGGCCTGCGTTCAAATAAATCGCGTTGGCCAATGTCTGGGCACCGGTACTGGCGAGGTTGGCGGTGCCGGCGACGGTCAGGTCACCTGTTCCCAGGGCCAGGGCATTGCCAACGGTCAGAGTACCGCTGTTCAGCGTGGTCCCGCCCTGGTAGGTATTGGCGCCGCTGAGTGTCAGGTTGGCTGCGCCGCTCTTGGTCAGACTGCCCGTGCCACCGACCACGCCGCTGAGGCCGAGGTTGGCACTGCCACCGATACTGAGGTTTCCAGCCAAGTTGACAGCGTTGCCCAGCGTCACTGCAGTATTGGCATCCAGCGTGGTGCCTGCAGCGGTATGGAGGGCACCCAGACCCAGCGCGGTGTTGCTGCCTACCACCAGGGTTCCGGCATTGAGGTTGGTGTTGCCCAGGTAGGTGTTGTTGCCGGTCAGGGTCAGGCTGGCGCTGCCGGCCTTGGTCAGGCCACCGCTGCCGGAGATACTTCCGCCCAGGGTCAGGGCATTGCTGCCGGTCAGGTTCAGGGTGCCGGTGAGGCTGATGGCGTTGCCAACGCTCAGGCCTGCTGTGTTGGTATCCAGCGTGGTGCCGTTGGCGGTGCTCAAGGTGCCCGTTCCCAGCGCACTGGCGTTGCCCAGTACCAGGCGACCGGCGTTGAGCAAGGTGCCGCCCAGGTAGTTGCTGGCGCCGCTGAGTGTCAGGTCGGCAGTGCCGTTCTTGGCCAGGCCGCCGCTGCCGCTGATGATGCCGCCCAGGGTCAGGGCATTGCTGCCGGCCAGGTTCAGGGTGCCGGTGACGCTGAGGGCGTTGCCAACGTTCAGACCTGCGACGGAAGTATCCAGCGTGGTGCCGCCCGCCGTGCTTAGCGTACCGGTGCCCAATGCGTTGGCATGGCCCAGGCTCAGGGTGCCAGCGCTCAGCACGGTGCCGCCGCTGTAGCTGTTGTTCCCATTCAGCGACAGGGTGCCCGCACCGGACTTGGCCAGGCTGCCGAGCCCGTCGATGGTGCCGGTGAGGCCAAGGCTGCCGCTGACGGGTGTGGTCAGTGCACCGCCCGCGTTGAGGTGGATGGCATTGCCCAAGGTCATCGCGCTGGGGCCCACCAGGCTGGCGGTACCGCCGACCGTGAGAGCACCGACGCTCAGCGCCCCCGCATTCGCGAGGGTCAGGGTACCGTTGTTCAGGGTGGTGCCGCCCGTGTAGTTGTTGGCACCGCTGAGGGTCAAGTTGGCTGTGCCGTTCTTGACCAGACTGCCGGCGCCGGTGACCACCCCTGACAGAGTGAGGTCGGACGTGCCGCCGATGTTCACCGCGCCATTGACGGTCACGCCATTGGTGATGCTGACCGCGGTGCTGGCGTCCAGGGTGCTGCCGTCTGCTGCCGTCAGCGTGCCGGACCCCAGCGCTCCGTTACTGCCAAGCACCAGCCGGCCGGCGTTGAGCTGGGTGCCACCGCTGTAGTTGTTGGCACCGCTGAGGGTCAGGCTGCTGGCTCCGGCCTTGGTGAGGCTGCCTGCGCCGCTGACTACACCGCTGAGGCCCAGGTTATTGCTGCCACCAATGGTCAGGTTGCCGCCCAGGGTGACGGCGTTGCCCAGGGTCACCGCCGCAGAGGCATCCAGGGTGGTGCCGGCTGCGGCATTGAGGATGCTCCCTGCCGCACCCAGCGCAGTGTTGCTGCCAACCACCAGGGTGCCGGCATTGAGGTTGGTATTGCCCGTGTAGGCGTTGTTGCCGCTCAGGGTCAGGCTGCTGGCGCCGGCCTTGGTCAGGCCACCGCCGCCGGTGATGTTGCCGCCCAGGGTCAGCGCATTGCTGCCGGTCAGGTTCAGGGTGCCGGCCACGCTGATGGCGTTGCTGACGCTCAGACCTGCTGTATTGGTATCCAGCGTGGTGCCGGCTGCTGCGTTGAGGATGCTCGTTGCCGCACCCAGCGCGGTGTTGCTGCCAACCACCAGCGTGCCCGTGGTGAGATTGGTGCCACCCTGGTAGCTGTTGTTGCCGCTCAGGATCAAGTTGCCGGCACCGGACTTGGTCAGGCCGCCGCTGCCGGTGATGTTGCCGCTCAGCGTCAGGGCATTGGCGCCGCTCACGGTCAGCCCACCGGAGCCGAGGTTGACCGCATTGCTCAGGGCCAGGCTTGTTGCGCTTGCCTGCAGGGTCCCGCCATTGCCGGTGATCTGCCCAGTGCCCATACCCAGGGCGTTGTCGAAGGACAGGATGCCGCCGTTCAGCGTGGTGGTGGTGGTACCGGTCAGCACTGGCCCCGAAAGAGTCCAGGTACCGCTGTTGACGGTCAGATTGCTGAAGTTGATGTAGGTGGTGTTGGAGATGGTGCCGGTACCCGTGGTGCCGGAGCCGGTACCACTGGCAGCGTTCTGCAAGACAATGTTGTTGGCTGCGCCCGTACCGCCATCGACGGTGCCCGTGGCGGCAAAGGAGAGCTGCGGGAAGAGCGTGACCGACAGCACGGAGCCCACGCCCGTGCTCTTCAACACCTGGGAACTGGTGACTGCAGTGAAGGTATTGGCCACCGTGCTGTTGCCCATGTGCAGGCTGCCGGTCAGGGTGCCGGCGTTGATGAACTTGTTGCCCAGTGACGACCCCTGGAACGCGATACGCCCGGTAATGCTGCCTGTGGCGGCATTGGTGAAGGTGGTCGGGCTGCCACCACGCACGGAGATCACCGGGATATCGGCTTGCGCAATCGATACGCCGAGAAGTGCGGTAGACCCGATGATTCCGCTGTTGGTGATGACATTGGTTCCGCCTGCGCCGTTAGACACATCCAGGGCCAGACCGGTCAAATTTGCCAGCGGCAAGCCCAAGGCAAGGGTGGATGTGCCCTTGAGCGTTCCTACGTTGTTGACGACCAGCGAGCCGTTGGTGCCGCTGCCGAGTTGCACCCCCGAGGTCAACAAGCCCAGCCCCAGGAGCAGGGTCGGGTCCACCGTCCCGTTGTTGATGAACGTGGTGTTGACGCCTGTCAGGTTCACCGCATACGGCGTGAGGAGAACAGGTTTGACTTCCGCACCAGCGCCAACGGTGACCGTCATATTGTTGATCGGCGAATCGATGCCGACCACCGCAAGCAGCCCGCTGCCTGTGCAGAGCACATTGGCGCCGTCACTAAACGCAGTGCAGGCGGCCTGCGCTGCTGGGAGAAAGGCCATGCCCCCCCACGCCAGTGCGACGGCCTGCACACAACGCCGCAAGCGTGGCAGGCTGCGCTGCACGCCGGAGGCATTGCCTCTTCCTGACGAACCACCGCTGCGCGCAATCTCTGGAGCCGCCACCCAACTGGCCAAAGCCGCATTCCAGATCGTGCGGTAAGTGTGATTCATCTTTTGGCTCCTCCCGATACAGATTGGCAAAGCACTGCAGAAGGACTGCAGAGCTTTCTGACCTATGGATCGATGGCGGACCTGCTGTGGCTGGCAACCGTTCAACCGAACGGTCGGCTCACTTGGGGGAAATCACACGAAGAAACTGCAAGGACGATGGATGGGCAGGTCCACCTGCTGCTGTACTGCGTTGCAGCACAACTGGATGGCACGAAAACAATGACGTTGAGACAAAAGCATAGAGAGCAGAATCATTTTGTCTAGGCAACCTGGCCGGAAACTGCACCTGCTTTGGCGGCAATCGATGAACGGTATCGATGTGCTATGGGCCGGTGATTTCTGTGAAATGCCCAGCCGTGAATATGTTGCGGCGCACATGGATCAGAGCGGCAGGCGCACTGCTTCACAGGTATCGCCTCTGCATGCCGAACGCCCCATGCATCCACTGCGGAGTCGGTCGGTCAAGGTCGTCGCAGTTGCATGCGACATCACCGCAGCCCACAGATGGGATGAACGAATGAGATGCCCATACGGGATGACTGCAGCGAAGGAGCAGGAGCGGTCCATCGATTCAGGGCACGCTGGGCTGGGAGAAGCAAGAGACAGCCAAGACGGGAATCTCTTTGGTACGGTATGCCCTGCCATGCAGGCGCCAAGTGGCCGGACAGTGCCCCGGCGATTGCCTATAAGATGCAATTTACAAGTTGCATGAACCTACGCACCAGCGCATTGCGTTTGAGGCCCAACGGGCAGCAACCAGGGACGGTTCCCCCTTTTGATATTGCCAACCGGGACATATCAAAAATACCCCGTATCGGCACAACCGTTGCTCTGCATGGCGCTGCGATCACCCGGCCTGTGCCTGAGTACTTGGGGTGCCTGCCGGGGGCAACAGCGTGCACATACTCCAAATGAAAGGAAACTCATGACATCTCTGACCCGCCGCAACGGATTCAGCACATGGGGTTTGGCACTGGCCGTGCTGATGGGCAGCGGCACCATGGTGCAGGCTGCCGCACCGGCGGCAAAGTCGTCCGAGCCCGCCGTGGCCACGCTGGGCGCCATCCACATTTCTTCTGCCGAAGTCCAGCAGCTCTTGCGTGCCATGCCCGAGAGCGAGCGCGCCAAGGTCAAGAGCAACCGCGAAGGGTTGGAGAACTGGCTGCGCCAACGCCTGGCTGGCGAGGCGGTGTTGCGCGAGGCCCAGCAAAAGAAGTGGGCAGAACGCCCGGAGGTGCGGGCACGCATTGATGCCGCCGTCAAGGACGTGACAGCCCGTGTGGTGACCAGCAGCTACCTGGAGTCGATCGTGCAGCTGCCTGCGGGCTTCCCCAGCGATGCCGAGGTCAGCGCCGCCTACGAGCGTGCCAAGCCCCAGCTCAACATGGCGGCGACCTACCGGGTGGCGCAGATCTTTCTGCCCGTGACGCCCGATGCGGATGCCGCCGCCATTGCAGCCGTGCGCACCAGGGCCGCCGAACTGGCCGCTCAGGCGCGTACCGGTGACTTTGCGGCATTGGCCAAAGCCCACTCGCAAGACGCGGCCAGCGCGGCCCAGGGCGGCGAAGTTGGCAATCTGCCGCTGGCGCAGTTGTTGCCGGAAACCCGCGAAATGGTGGCCACCATGCAGCCCAACCAGATCAGCGATCCCGTGCGCTCCACCGCCGGCTTCCATGTGCTCAAGCTGCTGGGCAGCCAGCCCGCGCGTCCGGCCACCCTGGAGGAAGCCAAGCCCATGCTGCAAGCGGCCTTGCGCGAACAGCGCCAGCAGGAACTCATCAACGCCCACCTCAGCAAGCTGGCGCCCTCTTCCAGCGTGAGCATCGACAAGGCTGCGCTGGATGCCGCGCTGCAAAAAGTCAACTGACCGCTTCTGCAACGCCACCATCCCCTTCACCGACAAGGAGCCGACCGTGAGCACCAACGAATCCACCCCAGCGACCCCACTCCCCACCGGAGAACTGCTGTTCTCGATGAACGCCGACCTGGTGGCAGAGGCCATCAAGGCATCGGGCTGCGCGGTCACGGCCGTCCACGACAACGGCCTGGTGCGCCTGCACAGCGCCAGCCAAGGCATAGGCTTCCAGGTGATGTGGGGCAATGCGCTGCGCGAAGGCGAATATGTGGACCTGACCTTGAGCTGCCCGCTGCGGGTGCAAGGCGGCACCTTGCCCGAAGGCTTGCTGGGCGAGTGGCACCGCAGCAAGCGCTTTGTGCGCGCCTCCCAGCATGGCGACTTTGTGGTGCTGGAGATGGATGTCCTGGCCGCAGGCGGCATCACCCCACAGCATCTGGCCATGATGGTGCAGCTGTGGAGCCAGATGATGGGCCAGTTCTTCCAGCATGTGCGCACCTACGCCGCCCAGGCTGGTGCACAGCAAGCCGCCCAAAGCACACAGCAAGAGGCGACGGCGGAAGCGTGAGCCCGCGCCGCCCTGGTGGGCGGCATGGCGTGCGGCCCACTACGCGGGATGTGGCCCTGTCTGCTATGGGCCGATAGTGTCTGCCCGCCCCTGCAGCGCCTACAGATCAAGGGCAGTCCCAAAGCGCTGCGGCAGTAGCCAACATTGCGCAGCACCCGCATGGCTGCACCGGAGCTTGTCCCAGGCCAAACTCATTGACCTTTGGCGGTCAGCCGCAGCTGCCATGCGGCATCCGCTGGCAACGCTGCCCGCTATTGCGGCATCATGGGCAGATCAACTTATGGAGATAAGCCCATGCGCACTTCTGCCACCTTGATTGCCATTGCGATGTCCGCCCTGGCCTCCCAAGCCGTTCTGGCGCAACCCGCACCACCGGCATCACCGGTACATGCCACGTGCGAAAGCAAGCGGGCAGAGATTGCACGCGATATCGAACATGCCAAGGCCAAGGGCCAGTCCAGCCGTGTGCGCGGCCTGGAAAAAGCGCTGCGCGAAAACCAGGAGCATTGCAGCGACGCCAAACTTGCGCAGGAACATGCCGCCAAGATTGCCGCACAGGAGCGCAAGGTGCAAGAGCGCCAGCGCGAGCTGGACGAGGCACGGGAAAAGGGAAAACCCAGCAAGATCGCAGACCGTGAAGCCAAGCTGGCCAAGGAAAGGGCCGAACTGGAAAAGCTGCGCTGAGAGACCTCTAAATAGGAGGCGCATCGAGTGCGTGGGCCTACATGATTGCTTCTTATTGAATTCCTAAAACAACATCAGTGAGCTCGCTGACCACCTCCTGTGCTTAAAGGGTAAGGACAGGGCATCTATCCGACCGGAGGCTTATTTTTTTGCCCGTCTTTAGGCAAGCTGCGGCTAAAAGAAGTTTTCATCCTCCGGGAGGCTTGCATATGTGGAAACTTGGTCGGCTCCGCGCAGCAGGCGCGTTAGGCTTTGCCGTTGTTCTTACTTCGGGCTGCGCAAGTTTCCGCTGGCCATGGGAACCACCGCCACCACCCGGCTGCGAAGTTAACTATGTCAAGGGCGCAGAGTGGAACCTTGGCGGTTTGAAATTACCCATCAATGCTTATGGACTGGGAACGGTGGAAGTCGCGAATATTAAGTACACCGGTCCCCAGGCACAAACACTGTCTGACTCAGTGTCCGCGATGGACCAGGGCCGGCGAGGTCTGTGCACCATCATCGCCAGCCGAGCTTTCGAGACGATGTCTGAAAAGTATCGTGCGGAAAAGTTTGACGCCATGCTGGCCATCAACCGACTCATCGTCTCTTATGGCATTGACCTCTCGAAAGTCCAGACGGTGGAGGCAGGGTTGGCCCTGGCAAAAAGCACCAAAGAGAAGGCCGATGTGATAGTGCCACCAGAAACGTTCCCCCCACAATCAGAAACGGAGAAGTCATCGCACAAAGTTACAGGCTTGGTCGATGCCGTTGCCCGTAAAGATGTGGCGATCCTGCAATCGGACGTCAAAGTCCTCTATGCAGACGTCAAGGCACTGACGGCGTCAGGGCAGGTTCGCTTGCAGGTCCAACCCTTTGAACCTGGTGGATCAGCGCTACTTGCCGAGCAGCGTTCAGCGTTAGTCAACGACTTCCGCGACGCTCTTGCTCGCGTCCCGGCCGGGCGCACACCCAGCGTGCTGCTTATCGGTTATGCCGACGGGCAAGGGGCCGCGGACTACAACGTCGCCTTGGCCTTGCGTCGCGCTGAAACTGTCGCAGACCTCCTAAGACGACTGGACTTTGGCCGCAAGTTCCACACCGAAGTCACCAGTGGAGGAATCTCCAAAAGTACCCCCACCGACCAAGCGCGTCGGGTCGAAATTGTGGTTTCGCGCACGGCAGCGCCAGCGGGTCTGGCTGAAGGCTAGCTTCGCCCGCTGTGATGAGTCATCACTTTGAGTTTGCACAGCATGAAATAGTTACTCGCACGACTTGAATCGTGAAATACGTACGACCACAGGCACACAGTCTGGCTGGTGAAACAGCCTTACACCAATAGACCAGGCTACAAAACTGGACCGGAGATAGGACACCGCCCCTGCCTCCATTGCCCGCTCGGAACCCAGTCTTGATCAGTCTTAAGCTGGCCGGCGCCCCCAGTTCATCACCGCGGTCCCCGCCACTGCCATGGCCCCGCCCAGCAGCATGGAGGCATCGACGGATTCGCCCAGCAGCAGCGCGGAAATCACCACACCGATCACCGGCACCAGGGTGATGTAGCCGGAGGCTGCGCCGGCGCCCAGGGCTTTGACGCCGTCGAAATACCAGGCATATGCCAGGGCCGTGGCGCCCCAGGACAGGAACAGCAGCGCACCCCAGGCGGTGCCATTGCTGTGCACGGCGGCCTGCAGGCCGGCCGGGCCTTCCACCACCAGACTGGCCACCAGCAGCAGCACCGCGCCGATGGTGCTGGTGACGGCGGTGGTAGACAGCGCGTCCACCCCGGTCAGCATCACCCGGCCCAGCAGGGTGTAGGCCACCCAGCAGGCCACGCAGCCCAGAATCAGCAGCTCACCCAGGCCCACGCTGCCGTGCAGGATGTCCTGCGGCCGCCCGTGCGAGATGACCACCACTGCGCCCGCAGCCGCCAGCAGCATGCCCAGGGCAATGGTGCGGTTCAGCCTCTCCTTGAAGATCCGGACCGCCAGCAGCAAGGTGACCACCGGGTTGAGCGTGATCACCAGCGCCGCCTTGCCGGCCGGCAGGTACTGCAGACCGGACAGGAAGAAAGCCGCATAGCCGAACACGCCGGTGGCACCGGCGGCCACCATGCCCAGCCAGCGCTGCGCGCTCCATTGCCGCAGCTGGGCAAAGCCGCCGGCGTAGTACATCCACGGCAGCAGCACCAGCGCTGCCAGCACAAAGCGCAGGCAGGCCCCCGCCAGCGGCGGCATGTTCTGCGCAATCACCCGGCCCGCCGGCCATGAAGCCCCCCACAAGACCGCCATGCCCAACAGGCGCAGATGGGGGCCGAATACCGCTTGCTTGTTCTCTCGCATACCACTTTGCATTTCCATGGCGCCGCACTATGCACCATGCAGACCGGGGTTGCAGGCCATGGGCCCATGGCCCGCGACCTGCCGGCAGGTGCGTGCGGCAGGCCTGAGCACGGCTCTGCCATCGATGCCGGTCGGGTCGTGGCGCCCTCTCCGACCGTTGCCGTGTGCGTATGCCTATGCGACCCACTGCCAGCGGGTCAGCGGGTCAGCGGGTCAGCGGGTCAGCGGGTCAGGAAAGTGTGCCGTTTTGCTGTGCCACCAGGCACTCCACCAGCGCACGCACCTTGGCCGGGCGAAAGCGCGCGGGCGGAAACACCGCGTGGATGCCGCCCTGGGGCAAGGTCCAGCCGGGCAGCACCTGCACCAGGCTGCCCGCGGCCACGTCCTCGGCGATGGCGTAGTCCGGCAGCACCGACAGGCCGGCGCCGGCCAGCACTGCGGCGCGCACGGCCAGCGTGGCATCCAGCCGCATGACGGGCTGCCACTGCACGGTGTGGGGCGCAGCCGATGGCGCGGCCTGCGCACTGGTGAACTGCCAGCGCCCCGGTTCGCGCAATGCGGTGTTGGCCACAAAGGGCAACGCCGCCAGGTCCTGCGGGCCGGTCAAACGGTCCAGCTGCGGCTGCCACCGGGGTGCGGCCACCAGCAGTTGGCGAAAGCTGCCAATCTGCCGTGCCTGCAGCTGCAGATCGGTGAGCCAGCCGACGCGGATGGCCAGCTCCACATCGCCGGCCATCAGGTCGTGGGTCTGGTCGCTGAAACGGGCATCCACCTGACACTGCGGGTAGCGTGCGGCAAATGTGGCCAGGGCCGGCACCACCACGCTGATGCCATAGTCAAACGGAGCCGTCAGCCGCAGGGGACCGGCAATCTCAACCGCCGAGTCGGCCAGTTCGCTGAAGGCGTTTTCTGCATCGGCCAGGATGGCGGCGCAGCGCTGGTAGAAGGCCTGGCCCGCTGCCGTGGGCTGTACCTTGCGGGTGCTGCGCACCAGCAAGCTGCTGTGGAATTCGCGCTCCAGCCGGGCCACCTGCTGGCTGACCACGGCCTTGGTGATGCCCAGGCGTTCGGCAGCGGCGGTGAAGGAGCCGGTTTCCACCACGGCCGCGAAGTAGGCCAGGCGCTTGAGGTGGTTCCAGCCGCCGGGCATGGCTTGATTGTTTGCTTCAGACATACAAAGTGTTTGCTTCGTGTGTATTTTTCAATCAATGCAGTCTACCTACCATGCAGGCATTGCACCACCCCGCATGGGTTGCAGACGCAGCGCTCCCCGGCACACCCGCTGGCAAACCTTGCCCGCGCTGCCGCACCCATGCCCTACCACCGAGGAGTTGAAGATGAGCACACGCCGCCACTTTGTTCGCACTGCTGGCCTGGCCGGCATGGCCACCGCCTGGGCCGCCACCGGCGCAGC comes from the Comamonas terrigena NBRC 13299 genome and includes:
- a CDS encoding autotransporter-associated beta strand repeat-containing protein — encoded protein: MNHTYRTIWNAALASWVAAPEIARSGGSSGRGNASGVQRSLPRLRRCVQAVALAWGGMAFLPAAQAACTAFSDGANVLCTGSGLLAVVGIDSPINNMTVTVGAGAEVKPVLLTPYAVNLTGVNTTFINNGTVDPTLLLGLGLLTSGVQLGSGTNGSLVVNNVGTLKGTSTLALGLPLANLTGLALDVSNGAGGTNVITNSGIIGSTALLGVSIAQADIPVISVRGGSPTTFTNAATGSITGRIAFQGSSLGNKFINAGTLTGSLHMGNSTVANTFTAVTSSQVLKSTGVGSVLSVTLFPQLSFAATGTVDGGTGAANNIVLQNAASGTGSGTTGTGTISNTTYINFSNLTVNSGTWTLSGPVLTGTTTTTLNGGILSFDNALGMGTGQITGNGGTLQASATSLALSNAVNLGSGGLTVSGANALTLSGNITGSGGLTKSGAGNLILSGNNSYQGGTNLTTGTLVVGSNTALGAATSILNAAAGTTLDTNTAGLSVSNAISVAGTLNLTGSNALTLGGNITGGGGLTKAGASSLTLSGNNAYTGNTNLNAGTLVVGSNTALGAAGSILNAAAGTTLDASAAVTLGNAVTLGGNLTIGGSNNLGLSGVVSGAGSLTKAGASSLTLSGANNYSGGTQLNAGRLVLGSNGALGSGTLTAADGSTLDASTAVSITNGVTVNGAVNIGGTSDLTLSGVVTGAGSLVKNGTANLTLSGANNYTGGTTLNNGTLTLANAGALSVGALTVGGTASLVGPSAMTLGNAIHLNAGGALTTPVSGSLGLTGTIDGLGSLAKSGAGTLSLNGNNSYSGGTVLSAGTLSLGHANALGTGTLSTAGGTTLDTSVAGLNVGNALSVTGTLNLAGSNALTLGGIISGSGGLAKNGTADLTLSGASNYLGGTLLNAGRLVLGNASALGTGTLSTANGTTLDTNTAGLSVGNAISLTGTLNLTGSNALTLGGSISGSGGLTKAGSASLTLTGNNTYLGNTNLNAGTLVVGSNTALGLGALHTAAGTTLDANTAVTLGNAVNLAGNLSIGGSANLGLSGVVGGTGSLTKSGAANLTLSGANTYQGGTTLNSGTLTVGNALALGTGDLTVAGTANLASTGAQTLANAIYLNAGLILPGSAHLTLSGVIDGAAGLTKSGAGSLLLSGNNSYSGGTVLSAGSLSLGHANALGTGTLSTANGTTLDTSTAGLNVGNAISVSGTLNLAGSNDLTLGGNITGSGGLSKNGSTTLTLAGASSNFQGGVNLNAGTLVVGSNTALGLGALSTATGTALDASTTVVLANLVTLGGSTTVGGSANLSLNGVVSGTGSLTKSGAATLTLSGANTYGGGTTLSAGTLLVGNALALGSGTLTTVAGTTLDATTAVSLGNAVSLGSGGNLAIGGSNSLGLTGVISGSGGLTKNGVADLTLSSANNYQGGTLLNAGRLVLGNVTALGTGTLSTANGTTLDTNTAGLSVGNAISVTGTLNLAGSNALTLGGNITGSGGLTKAGASSLTLSGNNAYLGNTNLTAGTLVVGSNTALGLGALHTAAGTTLDASTAVALSNLVILGGSTTVGGSANLSLNGVVSGVGSLTKNGTATLALNGANNFTGGSVLNTGTLVVGNALALGSGALSVNGAATLDSSAALNLGNQIHLNAGLTIGGSNNLGLTGAIDGNGGLTKNGTADLLLSVANSYLGDTMLNAGRLVLGNASALGQGALTAAAGTTVDASSALAVGNSVTLNGAVTVGGSSDLTLSGVVSGTGSLVKNGAANLTLSGANTFQGGTTLNSGTLTVGNGLALGAGDLTVAGAANLASAGAQALANAIHLNAGLTLPGSANLTLNGVIDGSAGLTKSGTGSLILNAANTYSGGTTLASGNLVLGSNTALGSAALTVTGGALDANKTLSVANAIALAGNLNVLGSNDLTLTGSINGSGGLTKSGGTTLTLSGTNSYQGNTHLDAGILKLGSSTALGLGTLNTAAGTTLDATTAVATNNLVNLGGTTTIGGSADLGLHGVVSGTGGLVKQGGATLSLNATNTYQGDTTLLGGTLSLGNSLSLGSGALNVNGAATVASSAVINLANQINLNAALTVGGSVDQTLSGVIGGSGSLIKTGSGNLTLTGTNTYAGGTTLAAGTLTLGNASALGSGLLRLNVSGAANLDTTSAFALSNAITLGANLTLVGHSDLTLNGVIDGGAGLVKTGSGNLTLNGVNTYLGGTSLAAGTLTLGNAEALGAGTLSVTGAATLDNSAPLNLGNAIALGADLTVAGSNDLSLGGTISGTGGLVKTGLADLTLSGSNSFSGALNILSGSVTTVGAGALGNTPLVNVGAGASLNLGASSSVGSLGGSGAIHLGSGANLSVGTGNLSGVFSGAVAGDAGLIKLGSGSLELAGINVYTGSTQVNGGVLNVSGSLASPVVQVNSGATLTGSGQVAGAVSVADGGHLAVNSGANLGLGSLVLSSNSNLDLGLGSPATGGNRLITVGGNLTLDGKLNVSDIGGFGAGIYRVIDYTGVLIDNGLVIGTLPSGVLPGDLEVQVAISNQVNLLVGGRQRQRAILGRQPADQRQRNPGRHRDLECPEHQLDHRQRHRQP
- a CDS encoding peptidylprolyl isomerase, whose translation is MTSLTRRNGFSTWGLALAVLMGSGTMVQAAAPAAKSSEPAVATLGAIHISSAEVQQLLRAMPESERAKVKSNREGLENWLRQRLAGEAVLREAQQKKWAERPEVRARIDAAVKDVTARVVTSSYLESIVQLPAGFPSDAEVSAAYERAKPQLNMAATYRVAQIFLPVTPDADAAAIAAVRTRAAELAAQARTGDFAALAKAHSQDAASAAQGGEVGNLPLAQLLPETREMVATMQPNQISDPVRSTAGFHVLKLLGSQPARPATLEEAKPMLQAALREQRQQELINAHLSKLAPSSSVSIDKAALDAALQKVN
- a CDS encoding YbjN domain-containing protein, producing MSTNESTPATPLPTGELLFSMNADLVAEAIKASGCAVTAVHDNGLVRLHSASQGIGFQVMWGNALREGEYVDLTLSCPLRVQGGTLPEGLLGEWHRSKRFVRASQHGDFVVLEMDVLAAGGITPQHLAMMVQLWSQMMGQFFQHVRTYAAQAGAQQAAQSTQQEATAEA
- a CDS encoding DUF1090 domain-containing protein, with amino-acid sequence MRTSATLIAIAMSALASQAVLAQPAPPASPVHATCESKRAEIARDIEHAKAKGQSSRVRGLEKALRENQEHCSDAKLAQEHAAKIAAQERKVQERQRELDEAREKGKPSKIADREAKLAKERAELEKLR
- a CDS encoding OmpA family protein; this encodes MKLPINAYGLGTVEVANIKYTGPQAQTLSDSVSAMDQGRRGLCTIIASRAFETMSEKYRAEKFDAMLAINRLIVSYGIDLSKVQTVEAGLALAKSTKEKADVIVPPETFPPQSETEKSSHKVTGLVDAVARKDVAILQSDVKVLYADVKALTASGQVRLQVQPFEPGGSALLAEQRSALVNDFRDALARVPAGRTPSVLLIGYADGQGAADYNVALALRRAETVADLLRRLDFGRKFHTEVTSGGISKSTPTDQARRVEIVVSRTAAPAGLAEG